The Elusimicrobiota bacterium sequence GAAATAATTTATGACGCAGCCTGGAAAAATATTTTAGGAATTTCCCAATGAGGTGAATTGAAATGAAAAAAGCGATAATTATTATTGTTGCAGTATTACTTGTAATTTCCGGTTTCCTATACTTTAAAGGAAAAAAGAAAAAAGTAAACCAAATGGAAATAAATCCGGAAATTGGGACAATTGCTGTTGAATTCCGCCTGGATGCTTCTGTTGAACCCAGGAACAGGCTGGAAATAAAACCGCAGGTGTCCGGCCGCATAGAGGATGTGCTGGTAGTTGAGGGACAGAGAGTAAAAAAGGGCGAAATTATTGCCTGGATGAGCTCAACTGACAGGGCAGCCTTGTTGGACCTGGCCAGGGCAAAAGGCGAAGATGAGGTAAAAAAATGGGAAGATACTTACAAGCCCACGCCCATAATTGCTCCGATAGATGGTTTTATTATATTGAGGAATAAAGAACCCGGGCAAACCGTTTCAATGAGCGATGTAATACTGGTAATGGCAGATGAACTTATTATTTCGGCTAATGTTGATGAAACTGATTTAAAAAATATTTATTTAGGCCAGAACGTTGCAATATCTCTGGATGCTTATCCGGATAAAAATTTTACCGGCAAGGTTGAACATATAGCTTATGAATCAACGGTAGTCAGCAACGTTACTAGTTATGAAGTAAAAATACGCCCGGTGAGGCCGCCGGCAAATTTCCGGGCCGGTATGTCCGCAACAATTCAGGTCATTGCGCAAAAAAAGAATGATGTCCTGCTTTTGCCTATTGATGCAGTAATAGACAAGCGAGGCAAAAAGTTTGTTAAGGTTAAGACAGAAAACAAAAAAGACGGCGAGCTGAAAGAAGTTGAAACCGGAATAAATAACGGTAAACAGATAGAAATAATTTCGGGAATAGAAGAAAGCGACACGATATTACTCCCGCAGACGGAATCGAAGGGCGGCAGCAATACAAGAAGGACGGGCGGAATGCCGGGCATGCCGCATTAAAAAAATGAAAATCATTGAACTTAAAAACATAACCAAAACCTATCAGCTCGGAAGCATAAGCGTTTCTGCGTTAAACGGCGTATCGCTTGATATACATAAAGGCGAATTCGTCGCGATAATGGGCGCTTCCGGCAGCGGCAAATCCACATTGCTTCATATCCTGGGGCTTTTAGACAAACCCACAGAAGGAAGTTTCAGCCTCGCCGGTAAAGAGGTCTCAAAACTATCTGATGACGAGCTCGCTGCTTTCCGCAACAAATTTCTTGGGTTTATTTTCCAAAGTTTTAACCTGCTTTCCAGGGTCTCGGCAAAAGAAAATGTTGAACTGCCGCTGGTTTATTCCAGTAGCCGCGACAAATCAAAAAATAAATTTGGTAATTCAGAAGAACTTCTCAAAAAAGTAGGCCTGGGAGATAGAATTAACCATAAACCAAATGAATTATCCGGCGGGCAGCAGCAGAGAGTGGCAATTGCGCGCTCGCTGATAAACAATCCATTACTAATATTGGCGGATGAACCCACAGGCAACCTGGATACAAAATCTGCGGCCGAAATTATCGGTTTTTTAAAAGAATTGAACGATTCCGGGATTACCATTGTAATGGTTACACACGAGCCGGACCTGGCGCAGGCGGCCAACAGAATAATAAAGCTTCAGGATGGAAATATAATAGCTGACGAAAGAAAGGGCACCCAGTCAATAGTAAAAGACGGGACTGATAATTACGAAGCGTACCATGTTCATAAAGCAATAAATTATATGAGGGTGAAAGATTATTTTTATCAGGCAGCCCGCGCGCTTTTTTCCAATAAAACCCGCTCGGCACTTTCAATACTCGGTGTTTTAATCGGAGTAACCTGCCTTATTGCCATGCTCGCATTAGGAAGAGGCGCGCAGGAAAGCGTAAAACAAAGGATTTCCAGTTTAGGTTCAAATATTTTAATGGTAAGAATTGAAACACAAAGGGGCGGTGTTTCGCTTGGTTCAGGTTCTCCTACAAGATTTACAATAAAGGACAGCCAGGAAATTAAAGGGTTGCCGGACATTTCAAAAGTTGCTGCTTACTGTAACGGCAATGCCCAGATTGTTTACCAGAACAAAAATACCAATGCCAGCATAACGGGTACAACAGTGGATTATGTTGATATTAAAAATTCTGCCCCCACTTCCGGAAGATTTTTTACCGAGCAAGAAACCACATCCCGTACGAAAGTTGCCGTTATCGGCCAAACTGTAAGAACTGCACTGTTCGGAGACCAAAACCCTATAGGCGAATTCATAAAAATAAAGGGAATTGATTTTTTTGTTATTGGAATACTTCCCGTGAAAGGTACTTCCGGCTGGCGCGACATGGATAACCAGATAATTGTTCCGCTCAATACGGCTATGTATCGTTTATTTGGAAAAGAATATGTCGATAATATGGAAGTCCAGGTTTCAGATGCTTCTTTAATGGACCGGGCCCAGGAAAGGATCAAAAAACTTCTTATTGTTTTACCGCTAATGAAATTGTATAATCAGCTCATGCAAAAAAATAAATTCAAGCATATTATTATACTTGTATTGGGTTGGTTTTTTCTTGTTATAGGGGTAGCCGGGCTGGTGCTTCCTATACTACAGGGGATTCTGGTTATGGCGATAGGGTTATTTTTGCTTTCGCGGGAATCTGGCTATATAAAGGAAAAACTTCATATAATCAACGTAAAAGTACAAAACCGGTTCCCTGAGATTCATGCTGAATTTCATAAAGTCAGGACAAAAGCGGAAGAATTTGTAAATAAGATATTAGGAAATAAATAGAGTGTTTTTAGATGACATTTTAGATTATCAAGGCACTGTTATCAGGCCTCCGAGCGAAGCTGATTCTTTAATTCTACAAATTACACTTGGATGTACCGACAATTCCTGTATTTTCTGCCCTGCCTACAAAGACAAAAAGTTTAAAATAAAGGATTTCGCGCTGATAGAAAAAGATATTAGGCGCGCGTCAAAGGTAATGCCTGAGACAAGGAGGATTTTCCTTGCTGACGGCGATGCAATAGCAATTGAAATGGAAGTGTTGGTTAAAATACTTGATTTATTAAATGAACATTTCCCCAAACTTTCACGTGTTGCTATTTATGGCTCAATAAAAAGCCTGGAAAACAAATCCGTAGCAGATTTGGTTGAACTTAAAAACAAAAAACTTGGTATTGTTTATTTAGGTTTTGAAACAGGTGATGAAGAAGTGTATAGAATGATAAAAAAATACGGTTCCCCTATTGGTAATGTTGATACCTGCATGAAAGTAAAAGAAGCAGGAATAAAAACAAATGTAACGGTTATCTTAGGGCTTGGTGGAAAGAAATACACAAAACAGCACGCAACTAATACTGCAAAAATCTTAAATCAGGCACAACCGGACCAGATTGCAGCGCTTACGCTGATGATCACGCCGGGTACGCTGCTTCATAGTATGCTGAAACGCAAGGAATTTGAAGAGTTGGATAATTTTGAGTTTCTTGAAGAATTAAAAACGTTGATTGAAAACCTGGAAGATTTCAAAGGTCTCTTTTTTTCAAACCATGCGTCAAATTATTACCCTATAAGCGCCCGCTTTCCCAGGGATAAAAAATATATTTTGGAAACACTTGATAAAGTAATAAAAAAGAGGGATAATAAGGCTCTTAAACCGGAATTCAGCCGAGGCCTGTAAAAACTGGAATAAAATGGTTAAAAAATTCAAAAAAATACTATTAGGTAATTCGAGAGACATATCCGACAAGCAGTTATTTCATAAGTTATCATTAATTGCTTTTTTTGCTTGGGTAGGCCTTGGTGCAGACGGGCTTTCGTCATCCTGTTACGGTCCTGAAGAAGCTTTCCGGGCTCTGGGAACACATACGAACTTAGGTATATTAATTGCTATCGCTTCCGCTATAACAGTTATCATAATTGGAATGAGTTATTCCCAAATAATAGAGTTGTTTCCTTCCGGTGGCGGCGGGTATCTGGTGGCAAGCAGGTTACTTTCCCCCGCCGCAGGTATGGTTTCCGGATGCGCATTGCTTATAGATTATGTACTCACGATTGCTGTTTCTGTTTCAAGCGGTGCAAGCGCATTATTCAGTTTTTTTCCGCCCGGCTGGTACCCATTCAGGGTTTATTTTGCGGCGCTGATGATTTTATTCCTGATAATTTTGAATTTAAGGGGAGTAAAGGAATCAGTTTTATTTTTAACACCCATCTTTGTGGTATTTATAGCAACCCATCTTTTTGTAATAATCTACGCTATTATGATGCATTCGTTTGATATTGGCACTACCGTAAGCACAACTGTGGTTGATTTCAAAAGTACCACTGCAAGTATCGGATATTTGGGAGTTTTCTTTTTACTTATACGCGCTTACAGCATGGGTGCCGGTACGTATACAGGTATTGAGGCGGTTAGCAATGGAATGTCTGTTCTGCGCGAACCGAAAGTAAAAACAGCGAAGCGAACGATGAATTATATGATGATTTCCCTTTCACTTACTGTCATGGGCCTTATGACGGCGTATGTTTTATACAAGGTTGTGCATGTTCCGGGAAAAACTTTGAATGCCGTTCTCTTTGAAAATATTATCGCTGGATGGAATGTAAATGTAGGTAAAACATTTTTGCTGACAATAATAGTTTCTGAAACAGCTTTGCTTTTTGTTGCAGCGCAGACAGGATTTTTGGGAGGCCCCAGGGTGTTGGCAAACATGGCCTTGGACAGGTGGTTTCCCACGCGTTTCAGCATGCTCAGCGACAGGTTTGTTACGCAAAACGGGATTTTGCTTATGGGTGGAGCGGCATTGTTGATGCTTATCGTGTCGCGCGGGTCTATAGCTTTCCTGATAATTCTTTATTCAATTAACGTGTTCATTACATTTTTTCTTTCCCAGCTGGGCATGGTGCGCCATTGGTGGCAGGTAAGGGCTGAATATGACAAGTGGAAGAAAAAACTTTTAATAAATGGTATTGGATTGCTTCTTACATCATTCATTCTTGTATCCATGATCATAATAAAATTCGGTGAAGGCGGTTGGATAACTTTATTTATAACCTTAGCCCTGGTTTTATTGGCAATCGCTATACGGCGCCATTACATCAATACCTTAAAACTCCTGAAAAGGTTAAATGACCTGGTGCAGGTTGCTTCAATTTCTCCGTCAGAAAAATCTTCTGAACCTAAAAAAACAATCGAATTTAATCCTAAAGAGAAAACGGCGGTACTGTTTGTAAACGGGTTTAACGGCCTGGGCCTGCATACCCTGTTTAATGTTTTCAGGTTGTTTGGTGCAATTTATAAAAATTATGTATTTGTTTATGTAGGCACAATTGATGCAGGTAACTTCAACAGCAGGGAACAGATTGATAAATTTAAGGAAAATATAAAGGAAGAAATTGACAAATATGTGCAATTTGTTAAAAAGAACGGGTATTATTCCGAGGCTGTTACAGTGATAGGCACGGATGTGGTAAATGAAAGTGATGGAATTGCTTCACAAGTACTGGAACGTTTTCCCAACAGCGTTTTCTTCGGCGGGCAGCTGGTTTTTCCCAAAGAAACATTTTTTTCAAAACTGCTTCACAACTATACGGTTTTTGCTATTCAGAGAATTCTTTATTCAAAAGGCATTCCCTTCATCATACTTCCTATAAGAGTCTACTAAACACCACTGTCCCCAGGTTCATCGTTTTTCAAATTTTTATAAAGTATGTAAGCCAGGATCATAATCAATACGGTAAGAATTGCAAAATGGCCGATTTTGCTGATATCTTTTTTTAATATAAGCAGGCTGTTTCCGCCGATGTAACCTGCGCCGGTCATTAAAGCTATTGTGAATAAAACAGTGAATGCATCGGCAAGAATGAACTTTAGGGAAGATACTCTCATGATTCCAGAAACAATAAATATTTGCGCGCGTACGCCGGGCCATGGAGTTTGACACTTCGGGCTTTATATTATAAAATTTGGCTACCATGAAGAAGATACTGATAGTCTATAACCCTATAAAACGGGAAGCGGTGGCGGAACTAAAAAATCTCAAAAAATGGTTCTATTCCAATAAACAAAACGAAGTAACCGCCCTGTCCTCGGACGCAAAAATACTTCCCGAAGCGGATATCTGCATAACCCTTGGCGGCGACGGGACAATTTTGCGGGTTGCAAAAATAATTGCGCCGTTAGGCATCCCGGTCCTGGGCGTAAACACGGGTTCTCTCGGGTTTTTAGCAGGAACAGACCCAGGTGAAATGTTTTCAATTATTGAAAAAAGTATTTCGGGCAAATTCAAAATTGAAGAACGGTTAATGCTTGATATTGAAACATCAGGTAAAAGTTATCTGGCGCTTAATGATTGCGTTATCAGGTCAGGCTCGTCTTCGCGGGTAATTCTGTTGAACGTAAAAGTAAATAACCTGGCTCTGGCGGAATATATCGGCGACGGTTTGATTATCTCCACCCCTACCGGGTCCACGGCGTATTCTTTAGCGGCCGGCGGGCCTATTGTCAGCCCAAAACTGCCCCTGTTTATCGTTTCGCCGATTTGCCCGCACACATTATCGCAAAGGCCGATTATATTATCCTCAGACAGCAATATTGTAACAGAAGTGCCGAAATATAAATCCAATAAAAACATAGTCATTTCCATTGACGGCCAGGAAAATTTTAATATTTCTTCCGGGGCGGCCATAGCGGTAAAAAAATCAAAATATAAACTAAAACTCATCGCCCATCCGGACAAGAGCTACTTTAATATTCTTCGCTCTAAATTTAACTGGGGAATGATTTCAGATGTTAGAAGAACTCACCGTTAAAAACTACGCGCTGATAGAAAACCTGAAACTGGAATTTACGAACAAACTAAACATTTTCACGGGCGAGACTGGTGCGGGCAAATCAATTACCATTGAAGCCCTGGGGCTTTTGCTCGGTGACCGCGCTTCCGCAGGGGTTGTACGCACCGGAACACCAAAAAGCGTTATCACGGGCGTTTTCAGCATTGAACATAGCCCGGAAATAAAGAAAATCCTGAAAGAACAGGACCTGGAACTTGAAGAAAATACCATAATTCTCCGCCGGGAAATAGATGCGGCCGGCAAATCCAAATGTTACTGCAACGACCAGCCGGTAACAGCGCAGTTTGCTTCAAAAATCGGAGATGTATTGGTTGATATTCACGGGCAAAATGAACACCAGACACTGCTAAAATCAAACAATCAGCTTAGCATAATTGACAAATACGGTGATTTGCTTGAACTTCGTTCGAAAATCACCGAGCAAAACCGCCAGTACCAGGGATTGCAGGATGAAATTGATAATTTAAAACTTAGCGCGCAGCAGCGCGAGCATAAAATTGACCTTTATAAGTTCCAGGTTAAAGAAATAGATGCCGCGCAGCTGAAACCTAATACCGAAGAAGAGATAGACAGCATCCTTCCCCAGCTTAAAAATTCGGAAAAGATAATAAAACTTGTCTCTGAAGCCCATGAAATACTTTCCGGTGAAGAAACCTCGGTTATCAGCAATGTGCAGAAGGTAAGCCAGTTGATTGAAAGCATAAATACGATTTCAGAAGGCGCCTTTGCCGGCGATGCAAAATTAGAAGGAATAATTTCGCAGTTAAAGGACGCTTCAACTGAACTTGATAAATACCGCGATAAATTAGAAGTTGACCCGAAAGAATTGGATAAACTCATAGAAAAAAAAGATCTGATACTTAAATTAAAGAAAAAATACGGCGCCACGGCGCAGGAAATTATAGATTACCGCGAAAAAATCGGCCTTGAACTTAATAAATTGCTCCATGGCGAAGAAAATCTCGCAGAGCTTGAGAAAAAAATCAAATTGATCGAAAAAAAGCTCCTGGAACTTTGTGAAGATTTGTCGCAAAAACGCAAAAAGGTCTGTACAAAGCTCGAAAAACTTGTAGAAAAAGAAATCCAGGACCTGGGAATGGCAAAAGCAAAATTCAAAATAGGTTTAGAAAAAGATTTAACTCCGGAAAACAAACCAAAGATAACAAACAGCGGGTTTGATACCATAGAATTTTTATTTTCGCCGAATTTGGGCGAAGAACCCAGGCCGCTTAAGGAAATTGCCTCCGGCGGCGAAATGTCGCGCACCATGCTTGCGTTAAAAGTTGTACTGGGCAAAGCGTCCGATGTGCCGGTTATGGTTTTTGACGAAATAGATGCAGGCGTCAGCGGCCCCATGAGCAGTGTAATAGGTTCAAAACTTGAAGAAATTTCAAAAAGCAGGCAGGTTTTTTGCGTTACCCATATGGCTCAGATTGCAGGTTATGCGCAAACCCATTATAAAGTAGAAAAAAGCGCAAGAGCCGGCAGAACCTTCACGGAAGTTATTGTTTTAGGCACAAAAACGGCCCGCATTGAAGAAATGGCGCGCATGTTAAGCGGTGGAAAAATTACCGATACCACCAGAAAACACGCAGAAGAATTGTTAAAAAAGTAAATGCTTACCAGATATAACCTGCAGAATGCAAAAACTATCCTTAATAAATCCGAACCCGATGATGAAGACCCTTTTATAGGCACAGTAAATCCATACACAGGGTGCGAGCACAGGTGCCAGTACTGCTATGTCCAGTCGGAAAAATACCAGCCGTACAAAAACAAGGCGGATTTTTTTTATACAATCGGAATAAAACAGAACGCGCAGTCGCTTCTTGAAGAACAATTTTCAAAAGGGCTTCCTTACGGGATGATTTCTATAGGTTCTTCAAGCGACCCATACCAGCCGGCGGAAAAAGAACACAAAATCACAAGGAAAATCCTTGAAACAACAAACAAGTTCGGTTATCCTGTCAATATTTTCACTAAATCCGATATGATTATGCGGGATTTGGACCTGCTTAAAAGCATAGCGGATAAAAGTTTTGCGGTTGTATCGGTTTCAATGATTACGCTTGATGTAAAAACCTGTGAAATATTCGAACAGGCCGCGCCTCCTACGCAGAAACGGCTTGAAATGATGAAAGAGTTAAATAAAAACGGCATAGTTACCGGTTGTTCACTGATGCCGGTGCTTCCTTATATAACCGACAGCGCTGAAAATCTTGATAAATTGATTGAGGGTGTTAAAAAGCACGGCGGCCGGTATGTCTGGGAAGGCTGTCTGACACTCCGCGACAATCAATATAAGAAATATAGGGAAGTCCTTCTTAAGGATTACCCGGGATTACTGCAGAAATATAACAAATTGTATGGTTCGCGGATTTCCCCCTCATACGATTACAGAAATAATCTCCATAAAACAATAAACGGGCTGATAAAGAAATATGGGCTGCACTCAGGTTTATCGTTTATTACAAAAGACAAACGCTGGGGCAAGGGCCTCACCCCGGTCCAATTGGATTTAATTTAGGTAGGAAAATCATGGCTGATATCGGGCTTTGCAGGGAAAGGTGTATACAAAATGCAATCAAAATGGTAAAATTATAAAAATGATAAAACTTAATAAAGAAAAACTAAATATTATTAAAAAGGGCGGAGTTTGGGTGCCGAGCCCGTTAGCGTTGGACAGTAATAAAAGATTCAGCGAAAAATGGCAGAAATTGCTTACTTTGTATTATATTAAGGCAGGAGCTAAAACAGTAGTTCCCGGCGCGCATACAGGAGAATTTGCCGGAGATGATTTAGAAATTTACGATAACTGGCTGCGGTTAATAAAAGAAACGGTCAAAAAATACGGCAGCCGGGAAATGTTTTTAATGGCTGCAATAGGCGGAAAAAACTTTATAAAGCAGGCAGAACTTGCGGCTAAATACGGGTACGATATAGTAATGGTGGCGCCGACCGCATTTTATGATAAAAAAGATAAAGATGTAATTAAAATATTCAAAGATGTTGCTTCTATTATCCCAACTTTTGGTTTTGAACTTCAGAAAGCCATCACCGGCAGCCGGGAGTTTAGTTTACGTTTGTGGGACGGGATTTTCGAAATATCCTATGGCGCGAAAGGCGCTTCATTTGATACTTATCGTTCCCAGATTATGTTAGAAGCTGCTGCAAGAAGCGCGCGAAGAAATGACTTAGTTATGGTAACGGGCAATGATGACCGTATAATAGCTGATTTAGGCGGTGTTTTCAGATATGACGTCAACGGTAAAGTTGTCAAAATGGAATACAACGCAGGACTGTTAGGACATTTTTCTACAGATACGCATGCGGCTGTAAAATGGGAGACAGCAGTTTTAGAAGCAAAAGAAGGAAATAAATGGAAGATAGCCATTTCCGAAAAAGAACTGGCTCACCTGGTGAATATGTGCAACGGCGCGCTTTTTGACGCTTTAGGCAATTTTGAAAATTCTATCTGGGGCGTTAAATACAGATTAACAAAATTAGGATTATTACCGGGACCGTATTGTTTTCATGAATCCGGAAGGCCGGGCCAGGCAGAAGCCATTTCAAAGATTTACGATTCCCACCCTGCATTGAACGACGAGCTATTTTTACTAGAGAACCTGGATAAAATGAAAAAAGAAGCCGGATTGTAAATACCAGAATGAATATAACAGATATAACAAACGCCAAACAGTTAAAAGATTTCATGACAACGCCTTCCCAGGCCCTGACAATGTTTATGAAAACTTTATCCGGCGATATTTTAATTCTTGGCGGCAGCGGGAAGATGGGGCCTGAATTGGTGGAAATGATAATAAGGGCCGATAAAAGCGCTGGTGCCGGCTCAAGAAAAATTATTGTTGCGTCAACTTTTAGCGACCCGAAAGAAAAGGCTTTAAAAATTTTGCAGTCTTTGGGAATTGCTGTTTATAAAGGAAATGTCAGCGATAGAAAGTTTCTTGAAGGACTGCCTGATATAAAGAATATCATTTATATGCCGGGTTTTAAATTCGGTTCTTCGGGCAATTGGGAAAAATCATTTCATTTAAATTGTATAGTGCCCTATTTAACCGGAGAAAGATTTAAAAGTTCAAATATAGTTGTTTTTTCCTCGGCTAACCCTTATCTTCATACAAGGCCGGAAAACGGCGGGAGCAAGGAAACGGATATTTTAGAACCGCAGGGAATTTATGGGTGGAGCATAGCTGCCAGAGAAAGCGCATTCAGGATAACCGCTGAAAAATCACAAAATCAGAAGATTTGTTTTTACCGGTTGGCCTATGCCCAGCATTTAGCTTACGGAGTGATAGTTGATTTGGCAAAAATGGTATTAAAAGGCGAAAATATATCTTTATCCATGCCTTATGTAAATTTAGTTTCACAAAGGGACGCAAATGAGCGCGCAATCTTTGCTTTCGGGCTTTGTTCAAATCCGCCGTCAATACTGAATGTTTCAGGCCCGATAGTATCGGTTAAATATATATTGGATAAATTAAGCAAATTATCGGGCAAAAACGCAAAGATTATTGACACTGAACCGGAAACTGCGCTTGTAATTAATGACAATTATTGTGTAAAAAAATTCGGCGCCTATAAGGATAAAACAGACGACATTATTGAAGCAGCAGCTAAATGGGTTGTAAATAACGGAGAATATTGGGACAAACCTACAATGTTCGGGCAGGTTAAACACCAATATTGAAAAACAGGAGGGTGCCGGTTATGTTAACGATCAGGGAATTTAAAAGCGGAGATTTAGAACAGGTAAAAAAAGTAGCTATAAATGCATTCGCAGACGAAAATGTCTCTTTTGATTATAGCGCCGAAAAGCTATTTGGAAAAATCGGCGGTACAAGCTGGAAACAGAGAAAAGCGGAAGATGTAAAAAATGAAGTCAGGAATAATCCCGAAGGAACTGTTGTTGCGGTAATTGACGGCAAAGTTGCAGGTTTCGCAACAACATCAATAAATAAATATTCAAGTGTCGGCAGGATTATAAACCTTGGGGTAGACAGGAAACATCATGGGAAGGGAATTGGCAAAGAACTAATAAAAAAGGTGTTAGAATATTTCAAAAGGAAAAAAGTAAAATTTGCAAAAATAGAAACATTGGCAACAAATAAAGTAGGCAGTAATTTTT is a genomic window containing:
- a CDS encoding ABC transporter permease — protein: MKIIELKNITKTYQLGSISVSALNGVSLDIHKGEFVAIMGASGSGKSTLLHILGLLDKPTEGSFSLAGKEVSKLSDDELAAFRNKFLGFIFQSFNLLSRVSAKENVELPLVYSSSRDKSKNKFGNSEELLKKVGLGDRINHKPNELSGGQQQRVAIARSLINNPLLILADEPTGNLDTKSAAEIIGFLKELNDSGITIVMVTHEPDLAQAANRIIKLQDGNIIADERKGTQSIVKDGTDNYEAYHVHKAINYMRVKDYFYQAARALFSNKTRSALSILGVLIGVTCLIAMLALGRGAQESVKQRISSLGSNILMVRIETQRGGVSLGSGSPTRFTIKDSQEIKGLPDISKVAAYCNGNAQIVYQNKNTNASITGTTVDYVDIKNSAPTSGRFFTEQETTSRTKVAVIGQTVRTALFGDQNPIGEFIKIKGIDFFVIGILPVKGTSGWRDMDNQIIVPLNTAMYRLFGKEYVDNMEVQVSDASLMDRAQERIKKLLIVLPLMKLYNQLMQKNKFKHIIILVLGWFFLVIGVAGLVLPILQGILVMAIGLFLLSRESGYIKEKLHIINVKVQNRFPEIHAEFHKVRTKAEEFVNKILGNK
- a CDS encoding NAD(+)/NADH kinase, which translates into the protein MKKILIVYNPIKREAVAELKNLKKWFYSNKQNEVTALSSDAKILPEADICITLGGDGTILRVAKIIAPLGIPVLGVNTGSLGFLAGTDPGEMFSIIEKSISGKFKIEERLMLDIETSGKSYLALNDCVIRSGSSSRVILLNVKVNNLALAEYIGDGLIISTPTGSTAYSLAAGGPIVSPKLPLFIVSPICPHTLSQRPIILSSDSNIVTEVPKYKSNKNIVISIDGQENFNISSGAAIAVKKSKYKLKLIAHPDKSYFNILRSKFNWGMISDVRRTHR
- a CDS encoding APC family permease, which translates into the protein MVKKFKKILLGNSRDISDKQLFHKLSLIAFFAWVGLGADGLSSSCYGPEEAFRALGTHTNLGILIAIASAITVIIIGMSYSQIIELFPSGGGGYLVASRLLSPAAGMVSGCALLIDYVLTIAVSVSSGASALFSFFPPGWYPFRVYFAALMILFLIILNLRGVKESVLFLTPIFVVFIATHLFVIIYAIMMHSFDIGTTVSTTVVDFKSTTASIGYLGVFFLLIRAYSMGAGTYTGIEAVSNGMSVLREPKVKTAKRTMNYMMISLSLTVMGLMTAYVLYKVVHVPGKTLNAVLFENIIAGWNVNVGKTFLLTIIVSETALLFVAAQTGFLGGPRVLANMALDRWFPTRFSMLSDRFVTQNGILLMGGAALLMLIVSRGSIAFLIILYSINVFITFFLSQLGMVRHWWQVRAEYDKWKKKLLINGIGLLLTSFILVSMIIIKFGEGGWITLFITLALVLLAIAIRRHYINTLKLLKRLNDLVQVASISPSEKSSEPKKTIEFNPKEKTAVLFVNGFNGLGLHTLFNVFRLFGAIYKNYVFVYVGTIDAGNFNSREQIDKFKENIKEEIDKYVQFVKKNGYYSEAVTVIGTDVVNESDGIASQVLERFPNSVFFGGQLVFPKETFFSKLLHNYTVFAIQRILYSKGIPFIILPIRVY
- a CDS encoding efflux RND transporter periplasmic adaptor subunit, yielding MKKAIIIIVAVLLVISGFLYFKGKKKKVNQMEINPEIGTIAVEFRLDASVEPRNRLEIKPQVSGRIEDVLVVEGQRVKKGEIIAWMSSTDRAALLDLARAKGEDEVKKWEDTYKPTPIIAPIDGFIILRNKEPGQTVSMSDVILVMADELIISANVDETDLKNIYLGQNVAISLDAYPDKNFTGKVEHIAYESTVVSNVTSYEVKIRPVRPPANFRAGMSATIQVIAQKKNDVLLLPIDAVIDKRGKKFVKVKTENKKDGELKEVETGINNGKQIEIISGIEESDTILLPQTESKGGSNTRRTGGMPGMPH
- a CDS encoding radical SAM protein: MLTRYNLQNAKTILNKSEPDDEDPFIGTVNPYTGCEHRCQYCYVQSEKYQPYKNKADFFYTIGIKQNAQSLLEEQFSKGLPYGMISIGSSSDPYQPAEKEHKITRKILETTNKFGYPVNIFTKSDMIMRDLDLLKSIADKSFAVVSVSMITLDVKTCEIFEQAAPPTQKRLEMMKELNKNGIVTGCSLMPVLPYITDSAENLDKLIEGVKKHGGRYVWEGCLTLRDNQYKKYREVLLKDYPGLLQKYNKLYGSRISPSYDYRNNLHKTINGLIKKYGLHSGLSFITKDKRWGKGLTPVQLDLI
- a CDS encoding GNAT family N-acetyltransferase, with the protein product MLTIREFKSGDLEQVKKVAINAFADENVSFDYSAEKLFGKIGGTSWKQRKAEDVKNEVRNNPEGTVVAVIDGKVAGFATTSINKYSSVGRIINLGVDRKHHGKGIGKELIKKVLEYFKRKKVKFAKIETLATNKVGSNFYPKMGFKEITRQIHYLMKL
- the recN gene encoding DNA repair protein RecN encodes the protein MLEELTVKNYALIENLKLEFTNKLNIFTGETGAGKSITIEALGLLLGDRASAGVVRTGTPKSVITGVFSIEHSPEIKKILKEQDLELEENTIILRREIDAAGKSKCYCNDQPVTAQFASKIGDVLVDIHGQNEHQTLLKSNNQLSIIDKYGDLLELRSKITEQNRQYQGLQDEIDNLKLSAQQREHKIDLYKFQVKEIDAAQLKPNTEEEIDSILPQLKNSEKIIKLVSEAHEILSGEETSVISNVQKVSQLIESINTISEGAFAGDAKLEGIISQLKDASTELDKYRDKLEVDPKELDKLIEKKDLILKLKKKYGATAQEIIDYREKIGLELNKLLHGEENLAELEKKIKLIEKKLLELCEDLSQKRKKVCTKLEKLVEKEIQDLGMAKAKFKIGLEKDLTPENKPKITNSGFDTIEFLFSPNLGEEPRPLKEIASGGEMSRTMLALKVVLGKASDVPVMVFDEIDAGVSGPMSSVIGSKLEEISKSRQVFCVTHMAQIAGYAQTHYKVEKSARAGRTFTEVIVLGTKTARIEEMARMLSGGKITDTTRKHAEELLKK
- a CDS encoding radical SAM protein, giving the protein MFLDDILDYQGTVIRPPSEADSLILQITLGCTDNSCIFCPAYKDKKFKIKDFALIEKDIRRASKVMPETRRIFLADGDAIAIEMEVLVKILDLLNEHFPKLSRVAIYGSIKSLENKSVADLVELKNKKLGIVYLGFETGDEEVYRMIKKYGSPIGNVDTCMKVKEAGIKTNVTVILGLGGKKYTKQHATNTAKILNQAQPDQIAALTLMITPGTLLHSMLKRKEFEELDNFEFLEELKTLIENLEDFKGLFFSNHASNYYPISARFPRDKKYILETLDKVIKKRDNKALKPEFSRGL